Part of the Paenibacillus aurantius genome, AAGGGGAGGCCGTTTAGGCCCGGCGGGGTTTCCGGTCGAGAAGCAGAATCGCTCCGATGAAGAGGAAGAGGATCGCGGCGTTCACCCGTCCGATATGAAGCTGAAACAGCGTTCCGACCGAAAAGATCGAGAAGAAAATAACGGAGATGCTGCCCAGGATGAAGACCGGGATCAGGATGTATTTGTTGCGTCCTCCGAACAGGTAGAACTCCAGCAGGCCGAAGGCCACCGCCATCGGAAAGCCCGGCCACAGCGTCCCCCAGGCGTCGAACAGCGTCGACAGCTGGCACACCGCCGCCACCACGAGCAGGATGCCTCCCGGAATGAACAGGCCGGGGTACTTGCGTCCGGTCAGGAAATACAGCAGATGGAAGCCGATTCCGAGCGGAAGAATGAAGATCGAGGCCCAGAACAAGCTGATAATCGTCCCCGAATCCAGGAGGGAGAAGCCTTCCAGAAATCCGAATTTGGTGCTGAGCAGCACGGCCCCGAGCAGGAGAAACAGAATGCCGAACCCGCTGTTCTTGTTAAGTGTCATTACGCGTTTACCCTCTTTCCCTAGAAATTCCTTGTCTTCATGGTAAACGATGGAGGATCGTTTGAATTCCGACCTTGGTCTAGTTTTGCCCCCGGCCGAATTGCCGGTTGGACGGGCCCCTTAGGCGGCCCCAATAAGGAAGACCGGAAGGGCCCACACCCTATCCGGTCTTCTTAAGTTGGAAAGGCTCCCGGAGGAGGAAGCGGCCGTCTGGCCGCAAGCCCCATCCTCAGCTCGTGACATTCGCGGGAATGTAGACCTGCCAGACCCTGGGCTCCCGTTCCCCCATCCCGATATAGGTCATGAGCAGTGCCAGGTCTTCCCGGGTGGGCCGATGATCGCCGTTTACGTCCTGCCGGGCGCTGTAATAAGTAAGGACATCCTCAATATCGACAGGGGCGGCGGCCGGGTCGTCCTTCAGTTCGAGGACCCGGAAATAATACGGGTTCGAAAGCATCGTCCCGTTATAAACATGGTAAGCGCGGTACAAGCCGTCCGCGAGTCCTCCCGTATCGAAGCTCTGGACGGTTCCCCAGCCCTCCACCTCCAAGCGGCCCACCTGCCAGCGGATCAGATCGGCTTCCGTCAGAGGGGTGTCCGCCACCGCGTCATCGGGAACAACATAGACGGTTCCCATGGGCAGCTCGGAGGACTCCAGCCGATCCCCCCGGTAAACGGTTAGCGGCGGTACGGTGGCGGTAAAGAGCAGGGATGCCGACCAGCCCGCCTGGTCCGTCGCCGTAACCCGGACCAGAGAGGTTCCCGGGAACCTTCCGCTCATCTCCAGCAGCCCGGTTTCCCCGTTCACCTCCAGCTGCACGGGAACCGGCTTATAGCCGTACAGGTCCTCCTCCCGGCCCACAAGCTCGGCGGAATAGGTCAGCCTGTCTTCTAGAGTTGGATCCGCCAGATCCGCATCGGTGAACCATTCGGAAAGAGGCAGGGTCACCCCCTGCTCCCCGATGAGCTGGTCCGGGATGGAGCCGGCCGCCGAAGGCGCAGAGCCGAAGCGGGCCGTCAGCTCGACTACCGCCTCCCGGTCAAGCGGATCGGCCGCCGTCAGCGTGACCTTCCGGAAGCCGGCGGTGCCGCTCGGTGCGAGCTCATAATACGTGGCGCGCGTCACCGTCTCCCCGTCAACGGCCGTTAGCGTGATCTCCGGCCCGGCCAGGCTTTGGAACAGCCTGCTCATCTCCACCCGGTACGGGGCCATCCCGCCTGCCGGGAAGCCAAGCACGCCCGCCCCTGGCTTAGCCGTCAGCTCCCCGTACCCTACATAAATCTCCTCCGCCGCTTCATGCCCGGCCTTATCCCGGCCCCTCAACCACAGGCGGACGGCGTCTATCCCCTCATAAGGAGCCCGGAGAACGAGCTCGGGATGCGCCGGATCCGACTGGTCCACGCCAGCCATCGAGCCTCCGCCTTCCACCGTGAAAGACCCCCAGTCGATATCCCCGTCCAGGTCGGCGAACACGCCGGTCAGATCGATTCTCTTCTCCTCCTCTGAAAGGAGGTGAATGGCTCCTATGGGATTAGCCGCATAAGGCGCATGATAAGGCCCCGGAAAAGCCGAGGCCACTCCTCCTCCCCCTACCGCTGCGAGGAGCAGTGCCGTTCCCGCGGAGCGGAAGATCCTCTTGTTTCGTTTCGTATGCTTAGGACGTTTCCCCATCATGGCCGTTCTTCCCCTTCCGGCGGCTGGCCGCCGATCCGATCGAATTCCCCGGAATGAATCCGAGGTTCAGGTAAATTTTAACACAGGCCTCCGCTCCCGGCCATCGCCATTTGGCAAAACTGGGGGTTCCGGTATGTCCCCGAGGGCCCGGATACATACTAGAGGATGGGCAAAGGCATGCAAAATCTGGTATGATTAAAGAATGCCTTTTCAGCTGTACGGAGGTTACCTATGCCGTCGATTAAAATCCCCAAAAACCGAATAGAGTACCTGATCCGGGAGGCGGAATCGCGGTTTCAGCCGGCTGTTCTCGCGCGGGGCTGGGACTACTTCCACCAGGGCCGCATCACGCCGGCGGAGCTGGCCGGCGGAACGGAGCTGCACGCCCAGGTGGCGGGAAGCAAGCGGTACGAGGTCACCCTCGACCTCGAGCAGTTCGGCCGAAGCCGCTGCACCTGCCCTTATGACGGCTGGTGCAAGCACATGGCAGCCGTGCTGTTTCAGGTGTACGCGCCCCATGGGAGGCCGGAGCTGCTGCTCGTTCAGCTGCAGAGAACGATCGAGTCCAAGCGGAGAAGCGCAAAAAGCCCCTCCAAAACGGAGAAGCGGCCCTACAAGACCGATCTGTCCCCTACTGATTCTCCGGCGGAATGGCAGGCGTTCTTCGACCGGAAGTTCCACGGCTACTCCCTCTCGCACCAGAACTCCATCGAGGGCTTCTACCAGGCGGCCGTTCAGACCCTGGATGGGCTTGCCTCGGATTGGGAGCCGCCGCTTAGGGAGCTGTACCGGCTGCATGTGACCCTCTTCATTCTGCGAAGAGCGGACCGGTTCCGGGAAGCGAATCATTCCGCCTACCATTCGTATTATCATGAGGCGGGCTTCCAGTCGGTGACGGACAGCTGCCGGACCCGGCTCGCCAAGCTGGCCGCCTCGCCTGCCCTGAAGAAAGCCGGGAAGGCCTATCCCAAGCCGTGGAAGGAAACGGTCGATATGGTCCGGCAGTCCCTGACCGGCATGGCCCCCGGCGGCATCGACTGGCTCGACATTTACCGGCTTCTGTGGTGG contains:
- a CDS encoding SWIM zinc finger family protein, whose product is MPSIKIPKNRIEYLIREAESRFQPAVLARGWDYFHQGRITPAELAGGTELHAQVAGSKRYEVTLDLEQFGRSRCTCPYDGWCKHMAAVLFQVYAPHGRPELLLVQLQRTIESKRRSAKSPSKTEKRPYKTDLSPTDSPAEWQAFFDRKFHGYSLSHQNSIEGFYQAAVQTLDGLASDWEPPLRELYRLHVTLFILRRADRFREANHSAYHSYYHEAGFQSVTDSCRTRLAKLAASPALKKAGKAYPKPWKETVDMVRQSLTGMAPGGIDWLDIYRLLWWDVFADGSAQAKERQKLASLLAQGGLSPRKRDVLLLASAHFAIMEGDDEQAMREMEGLHARHAGDFYSVLQRLSQEERWERLLGWLRWLLPVMPKAKQDDFNRICAFWMEAVKHQPTDEEWIRVMLTLLPRSYYYYTDYLMKTERFRQWVDLQLSNRVLPVNLYSADLKVVEAHDPALLLPLYTQAVERSIQEKNRASYTTAVRQLRKLHACYKKLKRLDRWEEYIHRLADKYSRLRAFQEELEKGKWLS